AATGCCTCTGGGCCTTATCTAAGGTTCTGGCTTTATTTCACATTTGCTCCTTTTCACATACTCTCTGATCTGGACAAACAGGGAAGGGCATCCTGAGGTCTGGGTCTTTATCAGCTGTGACTGGAAAGCACATCATAAGATGTGCGGGGTCCCCTCGGGCCACTGGGACAGGTGCCAGGAACTGGCTAGGGGTTAATGactccaggaaaagaaaaatggcccAATGTCCTGGCGGCAGCCCCACCTCCCTTTATCTACAGCAGTAGCTTCCTTGGGGGTTGCCAGGCCCTGAAGTGGGAGCCCTTGCTCAGAGCCCTGGATGTTGGGGCCCATGTCCTCCTGTTTCCTTTCTCCAGAGTCTCTATGAGAAATGTCCAGCTTTATGAGCAGAGGGTGGAGTGAGGCTGGTTTGCTGTAAGAGACAGAGGGGCTCTGTCTGGCAGGTGGAACTGCCTGGCTGGCTCTTATATCCTCTTCACCTTTTTGGGAATAATCGGTGGCTGGCTGGCCATCGAAGGCAGATGCGTGTTGGGCTGGAAAACACAGAAGGCCATCAGTTCCCAGGACCAGGCctgccttcctctttctcctaagCTTGGACAGTACTTAGGTCTAGGCCTGATCTGAGGCTATCGCTCAGCCCTGATGGGATATTCCTACCCCCCATACCCaataaatctggcctcagatacgaactagctgtgtgaccctggacaagtcatttaaccctgtttgcctcggtttcctcttctgtaaaatgagttagttggagagggaaatggcaaaccactccagtatttcttccaagaaaactccaaatggggtacaaagaattagaaatgacaCAACTCAACCACAACGGTacccaacaaaacaaaattagacCATGAATTTCAGAGGACTGGACCCAGATTTCTTGCTCTGTGGCACTCACAGGctctaagctccctgagggcagggcccagATCTGTCCCTCCTCTGTCTCCCTAACTTCGGAGGGCTCAGCTCCGTGCTCTTCTCCCAGACACTTTCCATCCCagatcctccttcccttcctcatctaCTATGTCCCTGCTTAAAGGTCAGGGGTAAGACCTTGTCTCCATGctggggtgaggaagggagatgGACATGGCTATCCAGGAGCTAAGAGCCAATGGGATAACCCCCTCTTCCCATACCTTCTGCAGGTGGAACAGACACAGTTCATAGTCCTCTGCTTCCGAGCAGGCCACCAGGATTGGCTCCATTATGTTGCCTAAGGAACACAGAGCAGGCAGCTTCTGAGTGGAGTGAAGGCTGGGAAGACAGTGCTGCTCCTAGGACACCCCATCCCCACTCTCTATGGCCCCTCTACCTGTCATTTCAAATTCCAGCCTCCCGAGAATGGCTGACTTCTCCAGAGCCTGGATTCCTGACCGAGGGAGCTTTCCCTGGGGAGAGGAACAAAAACGTATTTGGGCCCTAGCTCTCATCTGAGGGCAGCtgacagagcactggatttagagtcatggagacctgggtttggaATCTACTTCTtacacactgtgtgaccctgggtaagtcatttatctcTGAGCTTGAGCATCAGAGCATCTTCTCTAAGATAGGGATAATCACTGTGCCTTGGTATAGGACCTGGCCCccggggttgtgaggatcaaatgaaaagatGTCTTTAAAGTGCTTTAAACCTGAAAAGCACGTCAAAGTGGGAGCTGTGATTACCATCTGCGGAGTCTGGTCCCCAGCCCTGCCCATACACACCTTCCTCGCTTCTGGGAATCACCTCCCCTCTGCTCCAGGCCAACCCATGACCATCATGAGTTCCTTCAAAAACCACCTTCACTCCTCCAAGAAGCCCGCTGTGATTCCTCCAGCCCACACTCCTGGCTTCCTCCTGAGGCCTGACAGCATGTACTCTTGTGGCCTTTAGTATGCATTCCTTTTCCCCCAAAGTTCCCAGAAAGAATCAACTGACAACTGCCCCCATCCCCAGCGGTGAGCTTCCTTAGGGCATGGCCAAGGCcgctctcttctttctcctcccagacTGTGAGGTCTCTGGTGGCAAGgatggttctgctcccctcttaCTTCCTTCCAGGACTGTCAGGGCCCACCTCTGTCCCTGGCTCTTTCCTCCAACATAGCCAAGGTCAAGGTTGGCCTGACAGGGGGCCAGGGGACTGATGGCAGGCAAACGTGAATGAACAAGAGAAAGCTCCTTGGTTAGAAGCTAGTCCCTTGTTTTTTCCTTGGTTTGGGGTTCCTCCAATAACCTCCCCACTGTGGGCATTAGGAAAACCCTGATCCTTGGGGCCCTTTAGGGGCCAGGGGTGGTCCTCTACCTGGTAGATGAGGCCGGAGCCTCCAGGGCTCAGAGACAAGAACACCAGGTCCTCAGCAAACAAAAGCAGGAGACGATCCTGAAACTCCTATAGAACAGAGAGTGTGATAGGCCTGCAGGCCAGGAGCGGGGCAGGACCCCAGGCCCCTGAGCTGAGGAGCCTGGGTCTGCCCTCAGTTCCCACACTGACTCCCTGTGTGGGTGGTTCGGGCAGGTCAATGTACTCTGTCTATCTTGCTTTCTACTTAGCGGTGGTCACAATGCTCCGTAATCCTCCCCTTCCATTACTATTCTGAGAAAGAAACTCTGTAAGCTGTAACCACGCTATCTGTGGTTGTCactgttattgtttttaatatataaggGAAGGCAtgcagtgaaaaaaaatttttttaaataaaaattagttCTGTGACATCGTTGGTAATAGAGTCTGGGAGGTGGGTGCAGGTAACAGCCTGGGGAAGTGCCCAGAAGGAACGTTTGGAGGAGTTCTCGATAGACAACCTGGTCCCTTTGAACCCGCGTCCCCCTTCCTTGCCCGGTAGAATACTCACCCTGGAGCCTGCAGAGGCCACCTGGACAGGCACCAGAGCTTGTACTGGGCCCATGTGCTGGATGGGCTTTCCCTCCCACT
This Trichosurus vulpecula isolate mTriVul1 chromosome 2, mTriVul1.pri, whole genome shotgun sequence DNA region includes the following protein-coding sequences:
- the LOC118836319 gene encoding rho guanine nucleotide exchange factor 7-like, with amino-acid sequence MNRPLSQQEAAERYLVLFPSHVLILSLAPGHQTFVYQGLLPLTGLRVREHQGSQTGLDIFGSMIETRTIFCGTPDKCQLWVLGLQYRIQELKGQNSGPCSSPLSLLVPCDEPWKRQELRSLLLCSPIQQWEGKPIQHMGPVQALVPVQVASAGSREFQDRLLLLFAEDLVFLSLSPGGSGLIYQGKLPRSGIQALEKSAILGRLEFEMTGNIMEPILVACSEAEDYELCLFHLQKPNTHLPSMASQPPIIPKKVKRI